The DNA segment TACAGAGGCCCTTTCTTTAAAGGAAGTACCTAAGAGCTTATGTATTATAGGTGGCGGAGTAATAGGTACGGAATTTGCTAGTATATATTCGAGACTTGGTTCTAAGGTTACCATTATAGAAAAATTACCTGAGATATTGATAAATATGGATAAAGATATAACGGAAGTTTTAAAGGGAAAATTATTGGAGGATGGAGTAGAAATATATACAGAAACTGAGTTAAAAGCCATTGATAAAGAAGGGAAAGATTTAAAAGTTTCTATAGTATCCAATGGAGATGCTGAAACTATTATCGCAGAAAAAGTACTTCTATCTGTGGGAAGGAAACCAATAATAGATGATATAGGTCTTGAAAATTTAGGAGTAAAAACAGATGGAAATAAGATAAATGTAGATCATAGGATGAAGACTAATATAGAAAATATATATGCCATAGGAGATTGTAATGGTGGTATATTACTTGCCCATGTTGCATCGGCAGAGGGGATTGTAGCAGCAGAAAATATCATGGGTAAACCTTCAAAAATAGATTTCAAAACGACACCTTCTTGCGTATATACTAAACCAGAAATTGCATCTGTGGGGTTAACGGAAAGTGTAGCTAAACAACAAGGCTATACAGTTAAAACTGGGGCATTTCCTCTATATGGAAATGGCAAATCAGTTATAATGGGAGACGAAAGTGGAATGGTTAAATTTGTTGTGGATTCATATACAGATGAGATATTGGGACTTCACATAATAGGTCCTAGAGCAACTGACTTGATTGTTGAAGGGGCATTGGCTTTAAGGCTGGAAGCTACTATAGATGAAATTATTACTACTATTCATGCCCATCCAACAGTAGGAGAGGCTTTACATGAAGCAGCCCATGCAGTGCATGGAAATGCTATTCATTTACCCAAAATATAAAACACACTAAATATACCCTATGTTTAAATAAACATAGGGTATATTTAGTGTTAGATAATAGATTTTATATGCTAAAATTTATCATTATCATTAATTTTATTTAATTTTAATTCAATTTCTTGTAAATGTAATTTTAAAATATCTATTTTATCTTCAATGTTATTAATATTCTTAGGTATTTCAAAGGCCACTTTATAAATTAGATAACAAACACCAAATAATATTAAAAAAGTCAATGTCATTTTAAATTTCTCCTTTTAATCTAAAATAATTTATATGATTATCAAAATCAGTTGATCCAGATTTAGCTTTAGTAATAGGAAAGTCTACTCTAAGAAATAGTTTATCCCTCTTTTTCATTAATTTACCTCAAATTTTAATAAGATATATTTTTACATTCTTAATCTTGTATTAGTTTATTCTTGGTATAACTTGATTATATAGTATATATTTTTTTATGTTAAGTATATTAAAAAATAAGTACTAAAAAAATGAAAAATATGAATATATTCTTATAAAAAATAGTATTAGTAATAAATAGACATATAAAAATAGAAAGGGGCATTTAGAGAATTAGGATAATTTTCATATAGAATAGAAAAGATAGAAAAAGGGATGGTATACTGTGCTGTATATTAGAAAAGTATCAATAAGAAGATTAATAAAGCTATTTTTAGCTAAATACAAATGGATATTCATATTTATTATATTTTTTATTTTTGCAATAATAATTTTTCCCATATCTCTTGTAATGCTAACAGCAGGGGGGGACTCAATAGAACGGGATGAACTAATCATACATAGTGCAGAAGAAGATATGATAGATGCAGCATTAAGATGTGAAGAAA comes from the Clostridiisalibacter paucivorans DSM 22131 genome and includes:
- the lpdA gene encoding dihydrolipoyl dehydrogenase, coding for MKIVVLGGGPGGYVCAIRAAQLGAKVTLIEKKHLGGTCLNVGCIPTKVLLHTADIYREMKEHGHNFGIESDNLQVNWSKVQSRKDTVVNRLVNGVKTLLDTNAITVINGEGRFIDKNRIEVKEEKGSRKVIQFDKAVIATGSNTIKIPIPGIDLNGVITSTEALSLKEVPKSLCIIGGGVIGTEFASIYSRLGSKVTIIEKLPEILINMDKDITEVLKGKLLEDGVEIYTETELKAIDKEGKDLKVSIVSNGDAETIIAEKVLLSVGRKPIIDDIGLENLGVKTDGNKINVDHRMKTNIENIYAIGDCNGGILLAHVASAEGIVAAENIMGKPSKIDFKTTPSCVYTKPEIASVGLTESVAKQQGYTVKTGAFPLYGNGKSVIMGDESGMVKFVVDSYTDEILGLHIIGPRATDLIVEGALALRLEATIDEIITTIHAHPTVGEALHEAAHAVHGNAIHLPKI